One genomic region from Prochlorococcus marinus CUG1433 encodes:
- the def gene encoding peptide deformylase — MANHFSQLAKKSRTNGNAEKIAKEQSGKPSLDIYKLGDDVLRQNSKRITKVDESIRKLAREMLQSMYAAKGIGLAAPQIGINKELLVIDVNFEDSAAEPLILINPEITDFGTTLNSYEEGCLSIPGVYLNVVRPSTIKLKFRDEMGRPRKMKADGLLARCIQHEMDHLNGILFVDRVTSKDDLNKELLKEGFNEKDVISIN, encoded by the coding sequence GTGGCAAACCATTTTTCACAACTTGCAAAAAAGTCAAGAACAAATGGAAACGCAGAAAAAATTGCAAAAGAACAATCAGGTAAGCCTTCTCTAGACATTTATAAACTTGGTGATGATGTTTTAAGACAAAATTCCAAAAGAATAACTAAAGTTGACGAATCGATTAGAAAACTTGCTAGAGAAATGCTTCAAAGCATGTATGCAGCTAAAGGAATTGGACTTGCTGCACCTCAAATTGGAATCAACAAAGAGCTTCTTGTCATAGACGTAAATTTTGAAGATTCAGCAGCAGAACCTTTAATATTAATCAATCCAGAAATTACAGACTTTGGAACAACCCTCAATTCATACGAAGAAGGCTGCTTGAGTATACCTGGCGTCTATTTAAACGTAGTAAGACCATCAACTATAAAATTAAAATTTAGAGATGAAATGGGACGACCACGTAAAATGAAAGCAGATGGACTTCTAGCGAGGTGTATTCAACACGAAATGGATCACTTAAATGGAATATTATTTGTAGATAGAGTTACATCAAAAGATGATTTGAACAAAGAACTTTTAAAAGAAGGGTTTAACGAAAAAGACGTTATCTCAATTAATTAA
- a CDS encoding histidine triad nucleotide-binding protein: MTETTIFQKIINEEIPCDKLYEDKLCIAFNDIQAQAPVHFLVIPKKPIISLLECVEQDANLLGHLLFVGSKIAKSKNLTNWRTVINTGAESGQTVFHLHIHFLSGRKMNWPPG; encoded by the coding sequence ATGACTGAAACGACAATATTTCAAAAAATCATTAATGAAGAAATACCCTGCGATAAGCTTTATGAAGATAAGCTTTGTATTGCGTTTAATGATATCCAGGCACAAGCTCCAGTACATTTTTTAGTGATTCCTAAAAAGCCAATAATCAGTTTGTTAGAGTGTGTTGAGCAAGATGCAAATTTATTAGGGCATTTACTTTTTGTCGGTAGCAAAATAGCTAAATCAAAAAATTTAACTAATTGGAGAACAGTAATTAACACTGGAGCAGAATCGGGACAAACGGTTTTTCATTTACATATTCATTTTTTATCTGGAAGAAAAATGAATTGGCCTCCAGGTTAA